In Paenibacillus xylanilyticus, the genomic window TCTACGGCAAACCAGTGGAACTAACACCGAAGGAGTTCGACATTCTGTATCTGCTCGCGAGTCACCCCAAGCAGGTGTTCAGCGCGGAAAGCATTTTTGAACAGGTATGGGGAGAGGCTTATTATGAGAGCGGCAATACCGTAATGGTCCATATTCGAACCCTGCGCAAAAAGCTCGGAGAAGATCTGGACAAGAACAAGTTTATCAAAACGATCTGGGGCGTGGGGTATACGTTTAATGACTAAACGAAGAAGTTTTCGGACAACCATGATTATGCTGCTGGGTCTGAGCATGCTTGCCTCTGGCGCGATCACCTATGGGATTTACAAGCTTTTGCAGGCTTATTATTCAGGTGTGAGAGCAGAAGATCAGCTTGCCGAATATCGCCATTTTATGAAAAGCATTGGAGATATCTATTTCTTCCTCATTTTATTCATCCCGCTCGCCATTCTGTTTTTCTTCTGGTTTACCAAGCCCTACGTGACCTATTTCAAGGACATTTCCATAGGGATCAGGCATTTGGCAAACGGAGACTTCCAGCATCGAGTTCAAATCTCTTCGAAGGATGAATTGGGTACAATCGCGGAGGATGTGAATTTGGCGAGTGAGAAGCTTAGGGAAGCGGTAAAACGGGGAGATTTTGCCGAAAACAGCAAGGACCAGCTCGTCGTTAATCTGGCACACGACCTGCGAACACCGCTGACTTCTGTGCTGGGGTATTTGGATCTGCTCATGAAGGATGATCAGCTGACAGAGGAACAGGTCAGGCACTTTACATCGATTGCCTTTACCAAATCCCAGCGGCTGGAGAAGCTGATTGATGATTTGTTTGAAATTACACGGATGAATTATGGCATGCTGCCAATACAGAAAACGCGGCTGGATCTTAGCGAACTGCTGAAGCAGATGAATGAAGAATTATACCCTGTATTTGAGAAAAATCGTCTGCTCACCCGGCTGACTATTGAATCGGAACTGACCATCTCCGGAGACGGAGAATTACTCGCCAGGGTATTTGAGAACCTGCTGATTAATGCTGCACGCCATGGCAAGGATGGCATCTATGTGGACCTGAAGGGATACCGGGAAGCTGATCAGGTCGTCATTCAGGTTATTAACTATGGTGGGCATATTCACCCGGAGGATTTGCCGCATATTTTCGATATGTATTATACCGGAGATCGTGCACGGACTCCTCAGGAGGGTGGGACAGGCCTCGGCCTGTTTATTGCCCGGAATATTGTGGAACAGCATGAAGGGACCATTTCGGCCCAGAGTGATGTGGTACGGACCTTATTTGAGGTGCGCCTTCCAGCAATGGGATGAGGTTTGCAGTCAAATTTAAGAAAAACTTTAAAAATGCCCTGCTTTTTCTTTAACTAGTTTTCTCTATCCTTGATTGTACGAGGCAAAGGAGGAGCTAGGATGAAGAAGTGGGGCTTTTTGCTATGCATCATTTTGATCGGGTATGTGATAACCAGATCGCCGGCATCTTTTCAGCAGAAGGATGAGATGATCATTGAAATTCAGGACAAGCATGAAAATCATACGGGGGATACCGTATCCATCACCGGTAATATTCAGGATCAAGTACATAAGGGCAACTTGCTGCTTGTTAATTCAACCTATCCGGTTCATCAAGAAGGCATCAAAACCGATATTATAAATGTGGCACAGCAGGACGATCTGGTCCGTGGATACGGATTGTTGGATCAAAACATATTGCTTTCGAGAGAGGTAGCCCAAGCTTTTCAAAAGATGATTGAAGCGGCGGGTGAAGAGGGAGTGCGTTATTTTCTCATCAGCAGCGGATATCGAGACTTTGCCAAGCAGAATGAACTTTATCAGGAAAAGGGATCAGACTACGCGCTTCCGGCAGGACACAGTGAGCATAATCTTGGATTATCCATGGATATCGGCTCCACGCTGGCGACCATGGATGAAGCGCCAGAGGGTGCCTGGCTCGAGAAGAATGCCTGGAAATATGGATTTATCCTCCGTTATCCGAAAGACAAGGTGAGTCTCACGGGGATTCAATATGAACCCTGGCACTTTCGATATGTCGGACTTCCGCATAGTGCTGTCATGTATAAGAATAACCTGGTGCTGGAAGAGTATCTGGATTTGCTAAAAGAGAAAGATAACATTATGGTTGAAGTGGAAGGTGAGAAGTATCATATCCGCTATTACCGGGCGGACGGGGATACGACCGTATACATACCTGAGCATGGCCAATATGACATATCGGGAGATAACAGGGATGGAGTCATTGTCACAGTAAAGGAGTAACAGGGCTGCACAAAGGAGGTTCTTCAACATGAGACAGAGAAAAATCAAACATAAAATCCTTTGGATTGCCATGTTAATCATCTATTTGTTTCTGCTAACCAAGCTCATTCTCTTTAAAGGGGGGCCGGTCGATTTTGAAGTAGTCAGGGTCCAGCTTATGGCTTTTCTTCATCAACCGGATCTGATTCATACACGAACCGTCAACCTGACGCCATTTCAGGAAATCTCAAGAGATTGGAACAGCCTGTCACTGCATCGTCCAGGTACTGCAATTCATCTGGTGGGTAATGTGATGGCTTTCATTCCACTGGGGATGTTTATTCCGATGCTGATGGGCAACAAATTGCTGTCAGGGGCTAACGTATTTCTGTCATCTCTGCTTCTAAGTTTAGGCTATGAAGTAACACAGCTGCTCACTGGCATGGGCATATTTGATGTGGACGATCTGATGTTGAATACATTAGGCGGGGTGATTGGATATATTCTGTTTACCATGGCTCTCGGCATGAAACGGTTGTTGATTGGAGGAGAATCCCGAACGGTGAAGAAGGAGTATAATCCTAAGGAAAGTCCTGTATAAGGAGGGAGATCCATTGATCCTAGTCACTTTACTATTGATGAGCACAGGTTTATTGTTTCTTGTGTACCCACGAAGTATAACAGATGGCTCGAGCAGTCAGATCGCGGAACGAGTGATCATGTCGAGGTGGGGCGGAGGCTCACTGATCATTATGTCATGTCTGTTCCTGATCAAGGGGACAATGCAGCTGCTGGATGAGGCTTCACACCATATTGGGCACTAGGAAGATAATGAACGAAACAGAGCAATCTTATATGCATCACATAAAGCTTCTCATCACGTTTTAATACTGTGGTGGGAAGCTTTTTTCTTGAGAGGGGTTTGCGAATGGGTTCCCTATTGCGGTAGAGTAGGACCACAGAATACTGAACTACATTTTAACAAAGGAGGATATTTATTGTTATATTCATTAGCTGTAAGCTTGGCAGGCAGAATGAGAGCTATCATGGAAATCGAAAGTGAAATGGTTGAAGCTAAGCGGAATCATCTTGGCAAAGAAATCGTGCGTGTTTTAGAACAGAAAAGATCAGAGTTGATTAACAGCTGCACACGTGATGAGTTATTAGTCATAAAAACAGTAATGAATGTTGGGCGGTCAGAGCGAGGGTATCGTCACTATTTCGACAGGGAGGACGTTGAAATCATTCATTTACCTATTGAGTTGACCGGACCTGAACTGATGCAGAAATATTCTTATTATCTCGTACATAGAACAAAACAAGAACTCGCATATGGTATTGAATATTACAATGCTGTGTCAGAACAACTGAAAGAAGGTATGGAGATCTTGAAACTTTAATCTGTAATCTGTAACTGTAGGAGGATATAAGAATGATAATGAAAATTTCATACTATACGCCAGATGGTTTCTATTATTACGTCCCCGATCAATATGCAGAGCAGATGGAAGAGTGGAGAAGGGAATTTTCTGATTTTTTGCAAAGTATAGAGGGAAAGCATCCATTTACAGAATATACAGAGTCCATTAACTATGAGGGCAATTTGGAATACGCCGTTTTTGTAAGGAGTTACGGTGGGGATGACTTCATGGACTGGATCAACGTGGAGAAATTAAAACGCAGGGGAATATATCGCATTCCTTCGCCGCCTGATGAGTCGGAAGTTGGAATAAGAATAGATTTTTAGAAGTAAGCCGCCTATTAAAAGGAAAATCATCAAAAAAGCTCCCCATCTCGTGCTGAGCGCACGTGGCGGGGAGCTTTTCTATGTTAATGCACCAGCTTAATTGTTAATGCAATTAAGCTTTTTTCATCATTTGACGCAATACCGTTTGCAGGATACCACCGTTGTGGTAGTAGTCTACGTCAACCATGCTGTCCAGACGAGCGATAACAGGGAAGTCGAACTTGGTTCCGTCTTCGCGGGTTACCGTAACGGTCAACTCTTGTCCAGGCTTCACATCATTGCTGAGACCTGTAATGTCGTACGTTTCACGTCCGTTCAGACCGAGGCTGGACCAGCCATGGCCTTCTTGGAATTGCAGAGGCATTACGCCCATGCCCACCAGGTTACTGCGGTGGATACGCTCGAAGCTTTCTGCAATAACGGCTTTTACGCCGAGTAGGAACGTACCTTTAGCCGCCCAGTCACGGGAGCTGCCTGTACCATACTCTTTACCTGCAATAACGATCAGGTTCTGACCTTCATCCTGATACTTCATGGAAGCATCGTAGATGGACATCTCTTCATCGGTTGGCAGGTACTTCGTGATACCACCTTCCGTACCCGGAGCCACCTGGTTACGAATACGAATGTTGGCAAACGTACCGCGCATCATGACCTCATGGTTACCACGACGTGAGCCGTAGGAGTTGAAGTCTTTGCGCTCAACGCCATGCT contains:
- a CDS encoding M15 family metallopeptidase, with product MKKWGFLLCIILIGYVITRSPASFQQKDEMIIEIQDKHENHTGDTVSITGNIQDQVHKGNLLLVNSTYPVHQEGIKTDIINVAQQDDLVRGYGLLDQNILLSREVAQAFQKMIEAAGEEGVRYFLISSGYRDFAKQNELYQEKGSDYALPAGHSEHNLGLSMDIGSTLATMDEAPEGAWLEKNAWKYGFILRYPKDKVSLTGIQYEPWHFRYVGLPHSAVMYKNNLVLEEYLDLLKEKDNIMVEVEGEKYHIRYYRADGDTTVYIPEHGQYDISGDNRDGVIVTVKE
- a CDS encoding VanZ family protein, which gives rise to MRQRKIKHKILWIAMLIIYLFLLTKLILFKGGPVDFEVVRVQLMAFLHQPDLIHTRTVNLTPFQEISRDWNSLSLHRPGTAIHLVGNVMAFIPLGMFIPMLMGNKLLSGANVFLSSLLLSLGYEVTQLLTGMGIFDVDDLMLNTLGGVIGYILFTMALGMKRLLIGGESRTVKKEYNPKESPV
- a CDS encoding HAMP domain-containing sensor histidine kinase; protein product: MTKRRSFRTTMIMLLGLSMLASGAITYGIYKLLQAYYSGVRAEDQLAEYRHFMKSIGDIYFFLILFIPLAILFFFWFTKPYVTYFKDISIGIRHLANGDFQHRVQISSKDELGTIAEDVNLASEKLREAVKRGDFAENSKDQLVVNLAHDLRTPLTSVLGYLDLLMKDDQLTEEQVRHFTSIAFTKSQRLEKLIDDLFEITRMNYGMLPIQKTRLDLSELLKQMNEELYPVFEKNRLLTRLTIESELTISGDGELLARVFENLLINAARHGKDGIYVDLKGYREADQVVIQVINYGGHIHPEDLPHIFDMYYTGDRARTPQEGGTGLGLFIARNIVEQHEGTISAQSDVVRTLFEVRLPAMG